The window TTTGTCTTCCGCTAAAGCCCTTGAGGTTGACGGACTAGGGGCCTTATTTGTTTTTTGGACACAGAGGTCACGGAGGAGTCACAGAGTTACACAGAGGTTGGGAGAGGTTTCGCTTTTTCTCCGTGCCCTCCGTAATCCTCTGTGTGCTCTGTGTCCTCTTTCGCTGTGTCCTTTCTCAGTGATTATAATGGCCTATAGGGCAGGATATAATAAAGGAGGCGATAAAATCATCATCGCCGGGCGAGGAAATTTACCCATGACCAACGGAGATCGCGACGCGTTAACCCGCGCCCTCTGGCGCATCTACAACCGGCCCGACCCGCCGCCGCTCTGGGTCGGGGGCGGCGGCAATTTGCCGTGGAACGACCCGGCCTTCTCGGCGCGGATGCTGCGCGAGCATCTGGACGAAACCCACGGCGCGGCCTCGCGGCCGGCGGCCGAGCGCGCGGCGCAACTCGATTGGCTGTGGGCGCGGCTGGGGTTGCGACCGGGCAGCCGGGTGCTCGATCTGACCTGCGGCCCCGGCCTGTATGCCGTGGCGCTGGCCCAGCGCGGGGCGCAAGTGACCGGCGTCGATTTCGGCCCGGCGGCCATCGCCCACGCCCGGCAGTTGGCGGCCGAGGCCGGGCTGAGCGACCACTGCACTTTCATCGAAGCCGACGTGCGCGACTACGCCCCGGAGCCGGCGGCCTATGACGCGGCGCTGTTCCTCTATGGACAACTGGCCGTCTTCTCGCGCCACGAGGCGGCGGCACTGCTGGCGAAAACGGCCGCGGCGCTGCGGCCCGGCGGCCGGCTGGTCGTGGAGCTACTCGACCCGGTGCGGGTGGACAAGCGGGATAGCGCGTGGTGGTATACCGATGACGGCGGGCTATGGGGCGAGCGGCCTTATCTCCACCTGGGCGAGCGGCGCTGGGACGCGGCCGCGCGGGCGTCGATTGAGCGCTACCTCATCCTGCATCTGGAGACAGGCGCGCTGGATGAGATTATCCTGGGCGATCAGACCTACGAGGTCGAGGAGATGGCCGGGCTGCTGCGGGCGGCGGGGTTCGCGGCGGTGACGAGTTTTGCGGCGTGGGATGGGTTGGGGTTGTATGATGCGGCCGAATGGGTAGTGTATCTGGCTGTGAATTAAGATTGTTTCAGCTATTACCTGGCCTCATAATAACTATATGGATATTGTGGCAAAGTGGTAATCTCGTTCCAACCAAGCTAATTCAAAATAGCCGCGTGGTACGTCTATTGGCGCTTGATCAAAGTAGGGATCATTCAAATAGATTACTTGTCCCTCAACATCATAGCCAACGACTACGACAGCATGATCGGTCTGGTATGCCCAATAAGGCAGATCGCCCGTGCGCACGAACGCAATGACTGGCTGACCATTATCCAACATCCTAAACAGCCCATCGACGTCTGTGACACTGTACGTCACCGATAGGCCAAGTTGAGTAATTAAGCGGATATTGCTTGCCGGCGCGCCAAAATTTCTGATCTTTAGAAGTTGAGCAACTTGGGAATAGTCTATGCCGCGGTCAATGAATTCAAGAACCATGGCCGCGCACGCCGCCAGACAATCGCCATCACCCTTCTGTTTCAGATGCGAAACGGGTAGCAAGACCTTCGGCACGAGCACTGACCTCAGAAATGAGTTGGGGGTTGCTGTATAATTGACCGGTTTCGGTGTTCACATTGATAGCGCCGACCTCGCCAATATCGCCGCGCGAGGTCAGCGACAAGATGACCGGCACGCGCCAGCAAATCGACTCACCAATGACAAGGTTCGGCTCCCCGGCGTGCATCATGTAACTGATCTCGCTCAGGATGAAGCTGTTTACTTTCTGGCGGGCGGCGTAGGCGGAGACGTTGACATCGGCCGTCACCTTGATGTCGATCTCCAGACGCCCGGTCTGCGGTAAGGAGTGAATCTGTGTTACCACGTATCCTTGCCTCCAACCTCCAGGATTCTTAACCTTCATCAGATTATACTCGCCGATAAGCGTTATCCAAACTTGTCCGCTTAAATCAATCGCCTACAATTGATCCTCATGATCCGTCTCAGCGGCATCGTCAAACATTACGGCCTGAACCCGGTGCTGCGCGGCGTCGATCTGACGGTCGGGCAAGGGGAGTTCGTCACCCTGGTGGGGCCGAACGGGGCGGGCAAGAGCACGCTGCTGGGCATCGTCGCCACGCTGCTGCGGCCGACTTCGGGCGAGGCCCGCGTCGGCGGTTGGCGCTTGCCGGAGCAGGCCGACCGAGTGCGCCGCCACATCGGCCTCGTCTCCCACCAGCCGCTGCTCTACCGCGACCTGACCGCGGCCGAAAACCTGACCTTCTTCGCCAAGCTCTACCGGCTGCCCGAGGCCGAGGCGCGGGTGGCCGAGGCGCTGCGCAAGGTGGGCCTCTTCGCCCGCCAGCGCGACCCGGTGGGGGCCTTCTCGCGCGGTATGGTGCAGCGTCTGACCATCGCCCGGGCCACACTCCACGAGCCGGACGTGCTGCTGCTCGATGAGCCGTATACCGGGCTGGATCAGGAAGCGACCCATCTGCTGGACGACCTGCTGCGCGAAGAGACGGCCCGCGGCCGGACGATCCTGATGATCACCCACGATCTGGGCCACGGCCTGGGGCTGGCCGACCGGCTGGCGATCCTCCACGGCGGCCGTATCGCCCACGAGGTCAGCCGCGCCGCCATCAGCCCGGCGGCGGTTTATGATCTGTATGCTGAAGTAACGATGATGTAAAAAAACGATCCGCAGATTACGCAGATTTCGCAGATTAAAATAATCTGCGAAATCTGCGTAATCTGCGGATCAAACTCTTTTTTATGAACGACTTTTGGGCGGCCGTGTGGGCCGTGGTGTGGAAAGATTTACGCATCGAGGGGCGCACGCGCCAGACGGTCAGCGTCATGGCGATGTTCTCCATCGCGACGATCATCATGTTCAACTTCGCGTTGGGCACGTCGCTCGATGCCGCGCGCGAGGTCGCCACGGGGCTGCTGTGGGCCATCGTCCTGCTGGCCGCCGTGCTGGGCCTCAACCGCTCGCTGGCCCTCGACCGCGAGAACCAGGTCTTCGACGCCATGCTCATCGCCCCCATCCCCCGCGCGGCGCTCTACGCGGGCAAGGTCATCAGCATCAGCCTGTTCACGCTGCTGCTCGACGTTATCCTGATCATCCTGTTCACCGTGTTCTTCAACCAGCCGTTCTACCTGCCGCCGGTCGTGCTGCTGCTGTTCCTGGGCACCATCGGCTACGTGGCCGCCGGGGTACTCATCACGACGATGACCATTCAGACGCGGACGCGCGAGGTGCTGCTGCCGGTGTTGTTGCTGCCGTTGTCGCTGCCGTTGGTGCTGCCGGCGGCGCTGGCTACGGCGACGATTGTCTCCTCGGCCGCGTTCGGCGGGGCCACCTGGGCCGAGATACAGGGGCCGGTGCTGCTGGTAGTGGCCTACGATTTGGTCATGTTGGCGGTGGGGTTCGTGTTGTATCCGTTTGTGGTAGAATCCTAACCAATGACGAATTACGAATGACGAATGACGAATGGCAGACAGCGCTCTGCATTCGTCATTCGTCATTCGTCATTCGTAATTTGAATGAAGGAGTAATCAATCCATGACCCCCATCGCTTTAGCCAATCCCCGGCTGGATCGCGCGATCCGGATTATGAATATTTTGGGTGTGGCCGGCATGGCCATCGCCATCGCCGCCAACTTTTTCTTCGCCCCGGTCGAAGTGACGATGGGCAACGTGCAGCGCCTGTTCTACTTCCACGTCGGCACGGCGTGGGTGGGGGCGGTGGTCTTCGGCGTGGCCCTCATCTGCGGCGTCCTCTATCTGCGCGGCGGGCGGCGGGTCTATGACACGCTGTCGCTGGCCGCGGTCGAGGTCGGCCTGGTCTTCCTGTCCATGACCATCGTCGCCGGGTCGTTCTGGGGCAAGCCGGCCTGGAACACGTGGTGGATCTGGAGCCCGCGCCTGACGCTGGTGACGGTCTCCTGGCTGGTCTATGCCGCCTACTTCATGCTGCGGGGGGCCATTGAAGACCCCCAGCGCCGCGCCCGCTATGCCGCCGTCTACGCCATCATCTCCTTTGCCACCATCATCCTGACCTACGTCAGCATCCGCATCTTCCGCGACATCCACCCGGTCGTCATCGGCAGCACGACGGAAGCGGCCGCCGGCGCGGCCGAGGGCTTGCAGGAGTTCAGCGGCCTCGACTCGGCGCGCATGGGCATTACCCTGCTGATCAACGTCATCGCCTTCACCATCCTGGGCACGGCCTGGATTTTGGTGCGGATGCGGCTGCAAAATCTGGCCGATTATGCCGACCATCTGAAGACCCGCGTGGCCGCCCATCTGAGCGGCCGGGGCAAGGTCGGCCCGGCGCTGGCGAATGGCCTGCTATTGGCCGGGCCGCTGCTGCAAACGCAGGTCGATAATCCCAACCGCTTCAACGTCTATCTCGTCGGCGGCTACGCGGTTATGTCGGCCCTGGCCCTGGGCTACATGCTCTACCTGTACCTGCGCCAGCGCAATCTGGAGAACGACATCGCCCTGTTGCGGCAATTGTTACAGGAAGATAAGAGGCCGCGCCGCTAAGAGGCCAGACCGGACTTGATTGCGGTAATCCTGTCCGGTCTAACGGTATAATCAGAACCATGTCCGATATCAAAGCGCCCACCCCCACGCGCAAACTCTCGACGACGCAGATCGTCCTCATCGGTCTGGGCGTGCTGCTCATCGCCTTCCTGATCCTGGGCACGGTGACGCAATCGGCCACGCCCGACCAGTTGAGCTTCGGCGTGCAGAAGCAACCGTTCGCCACGCTGGCCGTGCTGGCCTTCCTGGGCGGGCTGCTCAGCTTCGCCTCGCCCTGCACACTGCCCATTCTGACCGCCTACTTCGCCTTCGCCTTCCAGAGCGACCGGCAGCGCATCGCCGCCAATACGCTGGCCTTCATGTTGGGCCTGGGCACGACGTTCAGCCTGCTGGGCGCGGCCGGTTTCGCCCTGGGGCGCGTGCTGGGCCAGAACCAGAGCCTGATCATGCTCATCGGCGGCACGGCCATCCTTATCTTCGGCGTGATGAGCCTGCTCGGCCGCGGCTTCAGCGGCGCGACCACGCTGGCGACCCAGGAGCGCACCCCCGGCATGGGCAGCTCCTACCTCTTCGGCCTGACCTTCGCCGTCGGCTGGTCGGCCTGTGTCGGCCCCATCCTGGGCGTCATCCTGACCCTGGCCTTCCAGACGGCCACGGTCTTACACGGCATGATGCTACTGTTCATCTACACCCTGGGTCTGGGGCTGCCGCTGATCATCGTCTCGACCTTCTTCGGCCGCATGGATCGCCAGGGCCGCTTCTGGCGCGCCCTGCGCGGCAAGGGTTGGGCCTGGGATACCCATGTGTTCGTCGTCGCCCTGGTCTGGGCGCTGGCCCTGTGGCGCATCATCGCCGCCTTCACCGCCTACGCCATCGACAATTTCAGCTTCCTGGGCAGCCTGACCTTTAGTCCGGCGCTGGAGTTCGGCATCCTGGCCGCGCTGCTCGTCGGCGCGTTGTTATGGACGCTCACCGCGTCGGAATCGCGCCGGACGACGCTGCACCTGCACTCGACGCAACTGATCAGCGGCGCGCTGTTCGTGCTGCTGGGGCTGCTGATGCTGGAGGGGCAGATGGGGTTGATCAACGGCGTGCTGGTGCGCTGGTCGGCGGTGATCGATGAGCAGACGTTGCGCTTCCAGGATTGGCTGCTGACGGCCTTCAGCAATTAACAATTAACAATTACGAATTAGGAATTACGAATTACGAATTACGAATTTTCGCTTAAACCACTTACTCCGATTACCTCTTACTCCTAATTCCTAATTCCTAATTCCTAATTTCCCCCCATGTCTACCGAACCACAAGAATCCTCGTCCGCGCCGCGCTGGCTGCTGATCGTCTTCGGGCTGGCGGCGCTGGGGCTGGCGGCGGCGCTGCTGTTCTACACCTACGGCCGCCTGGGACGACAGGAAGCTGAGCTACCGGAATCCATCGCCGCCTATCAGGGCACGGTGGCCGCCGGGGGCACGGCCGTCTTCCCCTCCGACACGCTGCCGGAGGCGGGCAGCCCGGCCCCCGACTTTGAATTGCCGGACGTGAACGGCGACACGGTACGGCTGAGCGATTTCAGCGGCCGGCCGGTCATCCTCAACTTCTGGGCCACCTGGTGCGCCCCCTGCCGGCTGGAGATGCCGGAACTGGAGCGGGCGCAGGCCGAGTTCGGCCCCGACGGCCCGGCCGTGCTGACCATCAATCAGGAGGAGTCGGCCGAGCAGGTGGCCGCCTTCCTGACCGAGATCGGCCTGACGCTGCCGGCGCTGCTCGACGCCGACGGCGACGTAGGCGCGGCCTATGGCGCGTTCTTCCTGCCCACGACGGTCATCGTCGGGCCGGACGGCATCGTGGCCGCCGTCCATCGGGGGATGATCAATCGCGACGAACTCGACGGCTACCTGGGCCAGATCGCCGCCGAGGGTTCATGATCCTCAACCGCATTTTCTACACGCTGGCCCGCCGCTGGCTGCTGTTTATGAATCTGGCCGTGGCCGTCTACGTCGGCCTGCCGATGCTGGCCCCGGTGCTGCTGAACGCGGGGCTGACCGGGCCGGCCACGCTGCTCTACCGCGCCTATAGCCCCATGTGCCACCAGTTGGCCTCGCGCTCCTTCTTCCTCTTCGGCGAGCAGATCGCCTACCCGCGCGCCATCGCCGGCAGCAGCCTGCGGCCCATCGAAGACTTCATGCCCGGCATCCCCGAATTCGCCGCGGCCTCGGCCGACCCGGCGCAGTGGAGCAGCTTCCTGCTGCCCGCCCGCGCCTTTCGCGGCAACGAGCAGATGGGTTACAAGATGGCCCTCTGCCAGCGCGACATCAGCATCTACGCCTCGATGGTCGTCGGCGGATTGATCTATGCCGTATTGCGGCGGCGCGGGCCGGTGCGCCCCATGCCGTTCTGGCTATTCGTGATCGTCGGCCTCGGCCCCATCGCCCTCGACGGCTTCAGCCAACTGTTCAGCCAGCTATTCATCGGCCTGGGCCTCGACACGCTGGCGCAACTCGTGCCCCTGCGCGAAAGCTCGCCGCTGTTGCGCAGCCTGACCGGGGTCATCCTGGGCCTCAGCATCGTCTGGCTGCTCTACCCGCGGCTGGATGACCAGTTCACGGCCACGGCCGATGACATGGGGCGGCGGTTGGCGGCGGGGGTGGTTGCCGATGGGGCGTTGCCGGTTGATAATTAGGGCATGGCCCAACTCGTTGCGAACTGTTTGTGGCCGGCCCGGGCCTGACCGGTCTATCCGCCATGAACGAGCTACAACTCTCGCCCACCACCCCACAGGCGAATCTGCGCGCCGAACTGGAGGCCGCCCAGCGCGAACTGGTGGAGGCTGAGGCCGAACTGGCCCGCGAGCAGGCCGCGGTCAACGCCTTCCGGATGCACGCCCGGCTGATGCTCGACGACCTGGCCGACGCCATCGCCGCGCTGCTGGCCGAGAAGCAATCGTTGCTGACCCGGCTGGCGCTGCTGCGGCAGGACGCGGAAGCCGCGGCGGCCGATGACGATCCCCTAAGCCCGGCCGACGACGACCGACCGCCGACCACCGGCGACCGGACGGCAGCCGATGACGACGCCCTCGATCTGGCCCCGACGCCCACGCCGGGCGACAAGGCGGCCGAGAAGCGCCTCTACCGTGAATTGGCCCGCCGCTTTCATCCCGACCTGGCCGAGGGCGCGGCCGAATTGGCCTATCGCACCTCGGTGATGGCCGCCGTCAATGCCGCTTACAGCGCCGGTGACAGCCACGCCCTCTACGATCTGGCCGGGGAGTTGGAGCCGGGCGAGTTGCGCGAACTGGCCGGCCTCCCGACCCGCGAACTGCGCCAACTGCGCGAGCGCCTGCTGCAATGCCGCCGCCGCCGCCGCAAGGTAGCCCGGCAACTGGAGGTATTGCGCCAGGACAAGACGGCCCGCCTATGGCGCAAGGCCCGCGCATTGGACGATCCGGGTCAGGATTGGTGGTCGGCCGTGCGCCGCGACTTGGAAGTGGCGCGGGCGCGGTTGGAGGCGGAAGTCACAGGGTTGAGAAACCAGGTAGAATTGATCGATACAACTTATTGAGTGTTACGGAATTACGATTTCGCTGTAGTACCATAAGGCATTGACGGGGTATGACTGTAATTGTTAGAATAAGATTGTGCGCACCGTGGAGTTCAGACGTTTATTGGATGATGAGAATGCCCTTCGCGTGCGCTTTGGTCTGGAATCTGGGCAGGTGGTTGAGTTTGTCGTTCAATTGGAATGTATTTTTGAGAATCGTTGGGTAGCGGTCATTCGATACGATACAGCTCATGGTTTCGCTCATTGCGACCGGCTTCATCCCTATGAGCCAACATTGAAAACGAGAATCGAAACCCGTAATTACAACGAGGCATTAACAGTTGCGCTTAATGATCTTGGCACCCATTGGCAAGATTATCGGAATAGGTATGAAAGATGGCTCAATCAAAGATAAACCAACCACAAAACGTTGTCGAGAGAAACATTGCTCTGGTCGGCCAGATCATGCAATATTTGCTCGACAATCCCGATCTATTCGACGCCTTGCCGGATGATTTTGAATTGGTGGTGCTGCCCGAGGACGATCCCGAAATGCGCCTCTACAATCTGGAACTTCTCGATCGCTACAGCATCGAAGAAAAGCCCGTTGTTTTCGCGCGCACCAAATCGCAAACAAAAAAGGGGCGTGTTCTCATCCGCCCCAGCCTATTTGTCCCCGTAGTTCCCGCTACTCTCTGATTACGGGATAGTGGATAGTGGGCAGTGGACAGTGGGCAGACTGCCCACTGCCCACTGCCCACTACCCACTATCTCATATCTCCCAACGGTAATGGACGAGATAGCTCAGGTAATACTGCCCCTGCCAGCGCTCGATGCCGATCAGCCACGTGCCCCAGTCGAGTTCCTGCTCGGCCGGCGCGGGGCGGTGGGCGCTGAAGAAGCGCACCGCCTCGTACCCTTCGGGCAGAATGGTCAGCCCGGCCGTGGGGCCGAATAGCCCCTCGTCGCAACGATACTGTGTCGCCGCCAGCAGATCGCGCTCCAGCAGCGGCAGCATCACGTCGTTGAACGTGCCGCGCAGCGGTTCGCCGCTGCCGTCGGTCATGCCCCAGTTGTAGCGCTCGTCGTCGCGGAACAGTTGGCGCACGTCGTTGTTGCCGCGAATGATGACTTCCTCATTCCACCAACTGACGCGCAGCCGCAGCCCGCGGTCGGGGTGCACCAGTGCGTCGAGGGCGCGGCCGTCCTGCTCGGCGATGGCCGTTTGCAGGCGGCTCAGCAATTCGGTCACGGCCGGGTCGGCGCAAAACGCCTCGCGGCTGACGTCCTCGGTCAGAAAGCGGCCATTGACCCAACCGTCGCCGGCGCTGGTGGTCACCGGCAGCCAGTTCGATCCGCCCTGGGCCGCCTGGCCCTGATCGATGACCTGGATGCCGGTCGCGCCGGGAAGCAGTTGGGCCACCACGGCCGCGTCGGCGTCAGGCCGGCGGCGCACGTTGAGCAAATCATTGGCGGCCACGAAGGCCACGCGATAGCCGCCGGTATTGGTCGACGGCGGAACAGTGGCCGCCGGGGTCGCGGTGGGAACGGTTGCCGGGGTAGCGGTCGGCACGGGCGGTGGCGTAGCCGTCGGCGCGACCGTCGCCTGCCCGTCGCTGGTCGGCAGCGGCGGGGCGACGGTGGGCGGCGGCGGCAGCGTGGCCGTCGGCAGGATGGTCGCGGCGGCGGTGGGCAGGCTACCGTCGGCCGTCGGCTCTAGGGTCGGCGCGGCGGCCGTGGCCGCCACGGTCGGGATCACCAACACCGGCGGCTCTTCCCCACCGCCACACGCAGCCAACAAGCCGATGAACACAAGCAATATAAGCGGCCGAAACCGGCCAATAGACGAATGATTGAACCTTCTCATGGCGATAATCCCTCGAACAGGGCCGGTTGCCCTTTCGGGCTGAGGGGGATGATGCGGGCAGCGACGACCGGCGACTGATTTCCTTCTGTCCTATAGACGCCGGCGAACGAACGAAGGTTCCGAAATAATTAGGAATTACGAATTAGGAATTAGGAATGAAGAACTTGCTCTTAATTCGTAATTCCTAATTCCTAATTCGTAATTGATTTACAGGTTGAACTTGATATTCAGCACGTCCCCATCCCGCACCATATAGGTCTTGCCTTCCTGGCGCAGCTTGCCGGCGGTGCGCGCCCCGGCCATGCCGCCCAGGCCGACGAGATCGTCGTAATGGACGACCTCGGCGCGGATGAAGCCCTTGGCCAGGTCGGTGTGGATGGCCCCGGCGGCGTCGACGGCGTTGGCATCGCGGGCGATCTCCCAGGCCCGCACCTCGTCCTCGCCGACGGTGAAGAAGGATTGCAGCCCCATCAGGTCGTAGCTGAGGTGGATCACCCGGTCGAGGCTAAGCTCCGTCACGCCGAACTCGTCCATGAACATCGCCAGCGTTTCCTCATCGCCGGCGGCGCTCAATTGGGCCAGCTCCATCTCCAGCCGGCCGCGGATGGTCGCCAGGATGGCCCGCGGCTGGTCGTAGGCCAGCGCCGGGTCGGCCTGATCGTCGCCCAGATTGATGAGCACGATCTTGGGCTTCAGCGTCAGCAGGCCATAGCCACGCAGCCCCTTGAGCTGCTCGTCAGACAGGTCGAGGACGCGCAGCGGTTGCCCGGCGGTCAGGGTTTCGTTCATCGTCTCGAACAGGGTCAGTTCGGCCGTGGCCGCGGCCTTGTCCTTCGACGCGCCTTTCTTCAGCCCCTCCTGAATCTTCTCGATGCGCCGCTCGACGACGCCCAGGTCGCTGAGCAGGAACTCCGTATCGAGCGCGGCCAGGTCGCGGGCGGCATCGACACGGCCGTCGGGGTGGGGCACGCTGGCGTTCTCGAAGGCGCGCACGACATGGACGAACCCCTCCAGCCCGGAGAGGTGATTGAGCAGTTGCGGGCTGAGGCCGCTGCCGGCCTCATCGTCGCTCCGTTGCAGCCCGGCCACGTCGCTATAGGTGATGCGGGCGTAGGTCGTCTTCTTGGGGTTGAACATGCGGCTGAGCACGTCGACGCGCGGGTCGCGGACGTCGACGACGGCCGTCACCACGTCGAAACGGCCGCCCATGCTCTGGCCGGTGGGGGCGTTGCCCAGGGTGAGGGCGTTGAAGATGGTTGTTTTGCCTGAACTGGGCAGGCCGATGATGCCTAATTTCATAGGGGTGGAGTATAGCAGGAAGGCGCAGCGATAACAGATCGTTCGGCACGAATCACACGACGGGAGTGAGGATCAAGTGGCCTGTTTAGCGGTCCGGCGCGGCTCCTAAATCAACACCGCCAGCAACTCCTCAGCGCTTACATCGACAAAGGTCTCCGCCACCGGCGCGGCCGCCAGCCGGGCGCGCAACTCGTCGGCGCGGTGGGGCGCGCCGGCCAGCGCCGTCTCGACGGCCGCCGGGTCGCGACGGGTGAAGAAGTCGCCGTAGAAGCGGGCGGCGCGGATGATCCCCGCTTCCACTTCCAGCGCCGCTTCGACCGAGCCGCCGGCTGTGCGTATGCGCTTCGTGAAGTTGTAGCGCGGCGAATGGCCGTAGTTCCATTCCCAGGTGGCGTATTTCGCGTCGCGCAGCCGCTCGATGGCCGCCACGTCGGCCGGGCTGAAGGTGTAGGCGACGGCGGCCGGCGTCTCGCTCATGACGTGGGCCAGCAGGCAGTCGCGGAATTCCAGCACACTCATCGGCCGCGGCAGGTGCTCGCTGATGTTGGTCACCCGGCTGCGCACCGACTTGACCGCCTTATCGTCGAACTTGGCCGGGTCGGGCCGTAGCGCGGCGGCCACGTCGGTCATGCGGGCCGAGAAGAGCAGCGTGCCGTGGTGGAGGATGCGGCCGCGGCGAATGTACTCGGCATTGCCGGAGAACTTGCGGCCGTCGATGGTCAGGTCGTTGCGCCCCTCGAAGCGGGCGTTGACGCCCAGCCCCTGCAGCGCATCGAGGACGGGTTGGGTGAAGCGGCGAAAGTCGACGTCATTGCGGGAGGTGTCGACGGCCGTGACGAAGGTGAAGTTCAGGTTGCCCAGGTCGTGGAAGACCGCGCCGCCGCCCGACATACGGCGCACGACGGGCAGGTTATTATCGCGCACGTACTCCACGTTGATCTCGGCCAACGTGTTCTGGTGGCGGCCGACGATGATCGTCGGCGCGTTGCGCCACAGCATAAAGCAGTCGCGGTCGAAGTGGTCCATGACGTACTCTTCGGCCGCCAAGTTGAAGTAAGGGTCGGTTTCGTGACGGGTAATGCACAACATAGTATTGAAGAGGCTCCAGCCCAGGATGATAGCCCGTCAGGCGCGGAATGACACGCCGATACAGGGATACCTAACCGCCCAAGCCGCGCGTGATGGCGTTGCCGGGCGTATCGCGCGTCACCATTTGCCGGATTTGCCGCCAAGTAGCGTATAATCCACCACCTTTCCGTGCCGGAGATGACCATGACCTTCGATGAAGCCTTTATCCTGAACACAGTGGGGCTGCCGGGCCTGACCGACATCGCCCGGCAGGCGGCCGGCGTCGCTAACCTGACGTTGGGCACGTGGGGCATCAAGCAGATCGCCGGTGGGCTGGGCAATCCGGTGAGTGTCGGCCTCTTTCGGGTCGAGGGCGTCGGCCGCGCCGGGAGCGAGCAACGGCCCTGGTCGGCGATCCTGAAGATCATCCAGTCGCCGGCCAACGTGGGCCAGACGAACTTGGGCGAGGGGGACGACCCGACCCACTGGAACTACTGGCGGCGGGAGGTGCTGGTCTATCAATCCAGCTTACTGCCAACCTTACCCACCGGTTTAATCGCGCCGCGCTTTTTTGGTATGAACGAGCTTCCGGGAGAGATGGCCTGCCTGTGGCTGGAGGAAGTGATCGACGACTATCAGGACGTCTGGCCGCCGGAGCGCTACGCCCTGACCGCGCGCCATCTGGGGCGGCTGAACGGCCAGTACGCCGGCGAACAGCCGCCGGCGGCCTTCCCCTGGCTGGGCCGG is drawn from Candidatus Promineifilum breve and contains these coding sequences:
- a CDS encoding DUF7718 family protein translates to MRTVEFRRLLDDENALRVRFGLESGQVVEFVVQLECIFENRWVAVIRYDTAHGFAHCDRLHPYEPTLKTRIETRNYNEALTVALNDLGTHWQDYRNRYERWLNQR
- a CDS encoding DUF5647 family protein — protein: MAQSKINQPQNVVERNIALVGQIMQYLLDNPDLFDALPDDFELVVLPEDDPEMRLYNLELLDRYSIEEKPVVFARTKSQTKKGRVLIRPSLFVPVVPATL
- a CDS encoding SH3 domain-containing protein, with translation MRRFNHSSIGRFRPLILLVFIGLLAACGGGEEPPVLVIPTVAATAAAPTLEPTADGSLPTAAATILPTATLPPPPTVAPPLPTSDGQATVAPTATPPPVPTATPATVPTATPAATVPPSTNTGGYRVAFVAANDLLNVRRRPDADAAVVAQLLPGATGIQVIDQGQAAQGGSNWLPVTTSAGDGWVNGRFLTEDVSREAFCADPAVTELLSRLQTAIAEQDGRALDALVHPDRGLRLRVSWWNEEVIIRGNNDVRQLFRDDERYNWGMTDGSGEPLRGTFNDVMLPLLERDLLAATQYRCDEGLFGPTAGLTILPEGYEAVRFFSAHRPAPAEQELDWGTWLIGIERWQGQYYLSYLVHYRWEI
- a CDS encoding redox-regulated ATPase YchF translates to MKLGIIGLPSSGKTTIFNALTLGNAPTGQSMGGRFDVVTAVVDVRDPRVDVLSRMFNPKKTTYARITYSDVAGLQRSDDEAGSGLSPQLLNHLSGLEGFVHVVRAFENASVPHPDGRVDAARDLAALDTEFLLSDLGVVERRIEKIQEGLKKGASKDKAAATAELTLFETMNETLTAGQPLRVLDLSDEQLKGLRGYGLLTLKPKIVLINLGDDQADPALAYDQPRAILATIRGRLEMELAQLSAAGDEETLAMFMDEFGVTELSLDRVIHLSYDLMGLQSFFTVGEDEVRAWEIARDANAVDAAGAIHTDLAKGFIRAEVVHYDDLVGLGGMAGARTAGKLRQEGKTYMVRDGDVLNIKFNL
- a CDS encoding lipoate--protein ligase, giving the protein MLCITRHETDPYFNLAAEEYVMDHFDRDCFMLWRNAPTIIVGRHQNTLAEINVEYVRDNNLPVVRRMSGGGAVFHDLGNLNFTFVTAVDTSRNDVDFRRFTQPVLDALQGLGVNARFEGRNDLTIDGRKFSGNAEYIRRGRILHHGTLLFSARMTDVAAALRPDPAKFDDKAVKSVRSRVTNISEHLPRPMSVLEFRDCLLAHVMSETPAAVAYTFSPADVAAIERLRDAKYATWEWNYGHSPRYNFTKRIRTAGGSVEAALEVEAGIIRAARFYGDFFTRRDPAAVETALAGAPHRADELRARLAAAPVAETFVDVSAEELLAVLI